From Punica granatum isolate Tunisia-2019 chromosome 1, ASM765513v2, whole genome shotgun sequence:
AGCCGCGAGGAACGGCATCGGCCTCTTCGTTTGCAAGGCCACCAGAACAACAGACTCGAAGACAATAAAAACTTACTTCTATGTTGTCTGCAAAAATTAGCCTGGCAAGGTCATATCTATGATCAACTCTTTCAAGAAGAACATCCATACATcgaatatacatacatatacatacatatatatatatatatatacacacacacacattctTGGGTACAAAAGACCAAAAAGTCAAACAAAAATAACTGATGGACCCTCTCATAAAACATATTTTTAATGCCCCATCTCCTCTCACCAAGGAAGCTCATGACTTGCCCATGTGATACAATTgacctctccctctctcactctctctatCTGCTTCTCTCTGCATTTGCCGGTGAAGATCTTTGATTGAGGCGAAGTCTGCTTCTAAAGGGAAAGATGGAGTCTCTCTCTAAGCTCAGTGGCATCTCCTTGGTGCTCCTGTTCTTGCTCTCCTGCTCCACTTTCGCATCCAGAGGTCAGTGACCCACCTGCTCCGCTCTTTCACCATTCCTAAGCTCTTAGGCTCATATATGTCTAATGGAACTTCTGCTCCTCAAACTGCCGCCTTTGCTTACTGTTGACCTGAACTGACCTCCAAGGTTGCTGCTTTCGATAGCTACTACCTCACATCGTATGATCTCTCAATTTCGAGCATTAAAGTGTGATTGGTGTCTGATTTTGCTCATTAACATTCATTGATTGCATAAGTTCTCTTCTTCGAAGTTCTTCTCTTGTTTGCACTCGAGTCGAAATCCGTTCGAGCCAATAGGTGTCTATGCTTCGCTGCAAATTCTTGATCTTTTTTCTGCAATGCTTTATTTAAAGGCTTAGATCTAGAATGTGGGGCTGCTCCAAGATAACTGTTGTATGAAGCTCAGGCTTTTGATAATTAATCAATATTCTTGTTTGATTGATGATCTGCAGAAGACTCCGATACGCCCAATCCCAACGGAAATGTCACTATCAAGTGGGATGTGTTGACGTGGACTCCCGATGGCTATGTGGTATGCAAATCTTACCTCTTTTCTATGAACTATCAATAAGCCAATGTTTAgtagttaatttttttcttttctatgcTGGAATTTCTTGTGCATGAATTGCAGAGAAGAAGTTCGAAAATATTGAGTATAATTACGACGAAGAGTTTtggtttcattttagtcctacgCCTCTTGATTGATTCAGCTCGAATAGTTTCTGCACTCCTAATGTAAACAAGAAAATGGATTGTTACCTAAAATCGAGATTAAATCTGAAATTATCGCATGTTGGATCGATAAATGAGCTAACACGGAGTCAGCCGATGATATCTTGTAATCCCGTGCTTCATTAATATCCAAAGTTGCTGTCCTGCTGGACAGGCTGTTGCGACTATATTCAACTTCCAGCGATACCGACAAATACAAGCCCCCGGGTGGACCCTAGGCTGGACCTGGGCGAAGAAGGAGGTGATATGGAATATGATGGGAGGCCAAACCACGGAACAAGGTGACTGCTCAAGGTTCAAAGGCAACATCCCGCACAGCTGCAAGAAGGACCCCACTGTTGTGGACTTGCTCCCCGGAACC
This genomic window contains:
- the LOC116210911 gene encoding protein COBRA-like, which translates into the protein MESLSKLSGISLVLLFLLSCSTFASREDSDTPNPNGNVTIKWDVLTWTPDGYVAVATIFNFQRYRQIQAPGWTLGWTWAKKEVIWNMMGGQTTEQGDCSRFKGNIPHSCKKDPTVVDLLPGTPYNQQIANCCKGGVLSSWFKDPANALSAFQVMVGDAGTTNKTVRLPRNFTFKAPGHGYICGPAKIVKPTKFITPDKRRVTQALMTWKVTCTYSRFLAQKTPS